Proteins from one Triticum urartu cultivar G1812 unplaced genomic scaffold, Tu2.1 TuUngrouped_contig_9394, whole genome shotgun sequence genomic window:
- the LOC125532213 gene encoding putative ripening-related protein 4: MANLRILLAMFALVMFLSHLPVRGVSVSVGSSANVTTETRHRCGRCHISAFLHGQSGDCNRDHGSVCCQDGHCYPQSRCSPPVSADTPAILTLNSFARGADGDGKSFCDNRFHKDTELVVVLSTEWLRLDGKRRCNKMIRINGNGRAVLAKVVDECDSVYGCDAEHNFEPPCPYNDVDASPAVWKALGLKEEIGVFKITWSDVCAMP, encoded by the coding sequence ATGGCTAATTTGAGGATACTACTAGCTATGTTTGCTCTCGTGATGTTCCTGTCACACCTCCCCGTCCGTGGCGTCTCCGTGTCCGTGGGCAGCAGCGCGAACGTTACTACAGAGACAAGACACCGCTGCGGCAGGTGCCACATTAGTGCCTTCTTGCATGGCCAATCTGGCGACTGCAACAGGGATCACGGCTCGGTCTGTTGTCAAGACGGTCACTGCTACCCGCAATCCAGGTGCTCGCCCCCGGTGTCGGCCGACACGCCAGCGATCCTAACTCTGAACAGCTTCGCACGAGGTGCAGACGGCGACGGCAAATCGTTCTGCGACAACCGCTTCCACAAGGACACTGAGCTGGTGGTGGTGCTATCCACGGAGTGGTTGCGCCTGGACGGCAAGCGCAGGTGCAACAAGATGATCCGCATCAACGGGAACGGGCGTGCCGTGCTGGCCAAGGTCGTCGACGAGTGCGACTCGGTGTACGGTTGCGACGCCGAGCACAACTTCGAGCCACCATGCCCATACAACGACGTAGACGCGTCACCGGCCGTGTGGAAGGCGCTGGGGCTCAAGGAGGAGATTGGAGTTTTCAAGATCACTTGGTCTGATGTGTGCGCTATGCCATGA